The genomic interval AGAACAACAATCTAAGGAATTTCAATGTGAAGAAAATTGCATTTTGTATCCTTTGCCCAAAATGTTAGCTATCTATATTTTGTCAATTTACTGAGCTTGTATGGTCATTTAAGAACACTTTACTGGTCCTTATCTAACATTAATAGATATGGTGGCTCAGTTATTAgtgacaaaaatgaaaattgcctAGTACTGGCTGGTACCGTATTTCAGGAAATTGTAATTTGGGCCGTGAATAATGTAGCTGACAAAAAAATAGTTCCAGTTTTACATCGCCTGACTGGACATAAAGTCAGTAATTCTTACCTCTAtatgattcaaattatttcaatgtatttataaaatctatgaacATGATAGAGTACTGACATATCTTATCCATTATAGGGTGTTATTTTCTCCATCAAATTCGATTTTGCTACACGCCTCATATGTTCGACATCAGATGATCGAACTATCAGGCTTTGGTCAGTAGAGTTTGAAAAGTCTGATTGTAAGACTCTACAATGGGAAAATGCAGTGATCTCACTGAGAACAACAATGTTTGGTCATACGGCTAGAATATGGAGAGCTTTGATTTGGAGAGATTTTGTTCTTAGCATAGGTGAGGTATGTGTTCATGAATAGTTTTTTCATGCCTCAAGCTCCGTTCGTACAAGACATAAGGTGTTCTCACATTATTTATCTTCAACATTCTTTATATAGGACTCCCTTATATGCATTTGGACAACAAAGGGTACGCTCATTAACAAAATAGAAGCTCATCATGGAGCACCTATTTGGTGCATCGATATTTCTGAAGATGGTAACACTATAATCACGGGAGGTGGCGATGGAGCAGTGCATGTCTGGCCTCTCCGAGAGAATTCTAgcttcgaaacgaaaattataccAATGGAAAACGTACATGAGGTTCCAAAGCACATTGGAATATTAAGCAGTAGCACTCTTGTATTTATAACACAGtcaggaaaaattattactcatAATACGGAATTGGGTATAAACGTGGAATCGATTGATTTAAAGTTGTGTACTAGCTAtattttgatgcaaatatcaCCGAACAAAAAACATATTGCTTTGGCATCTTTGAATGGATACCTAACACTGTACAAAGGTAAGCAGATTTTGAATTTGTGTTAAATGagataataaatttcacgtataagAGGTTGATTTTCCACACCTgggcaataatttatttcaatgtaaATTGATGAATGTGTAATATTTATTGGTCAGTAAATCCAATGGTGTCtgattttgaaatatatttgctTTATTTATAGATGAAAACGGAACAGGATCTTTACACAGAGTTTTGGAAGAAAAGATCGTTGACTCTAAAATACTATCTATGCATTGGCTGAGTAATGATTCATTATTGCTGTGCGGAATCAAAGGTcttttgaaattggtgaaaatagTAAATGGTAACAGATATTCGATTTTACTTTAACATTATTAATCAAGTTTATGATACTGTATGATCaccaatgatttttaattattcttcttgAAGGAATCACATTGATTGAATCAGAGCACAAACTACCTCAAAGTAGAGAACGTTGGACAACTGCAGctattattcataaaaactTATTAATATGTGGAGATCGAGCTGGAAGTATTCACCTCTATCGAAAAACCCATTCTGAATATAATGCTAAATCTGTCGATAAGAATTATTGTATAAATCCTTTTCAAAGTCTCCTCAAAATTCACGGAAGACTTGGCGTTCATTCTTGTACTATTGTTGGCAATAAATTATTGAGCACAGGCAGAGATGGCACTTTAAGATTTTTCGAACTTCTCGAAATTGAAGGCCAGAAAACAATGAGCGAACTGCACATTAATAAAATGCCAATGGATTGGGTCAGCACAATTTCGGAGACCTCCAACGATATCTATGTGCTTGGTTTCAAGgaggtagaaaaataattgcccGAATAAAACCAAGTACTTGTTCATTGTAAAAAAGTCTTCTTCTCTTGCTAAATCTCTGAGATGACCATAAACAAGTCACACTCGAACATATACGTGAATTAGTAATGCTGTTTTGCCCTTTGCAGGTCGATTTTGTTCTCTACAGCACCGCCTTTCAGCGAGTATTATTGAGAATTCCTTGTGGAGGAGGTCATAGATCCTGGGATTATACGTTAAACAGCACGAATTTCCAATTTGTTTACATACGTGACAAACGTATTTACTTTAGTCAATGCCAGCTACACTCTTTAGCAAATCCTGCAATACAGGTGATTTAGAAGACATAGACTGAATTGAAGACGttataatagtaatgattatcatttttcagaaTGGTTTTCATTCAAAGGAGATATATTGCATTCGACGAATACCAACCTGTACCAATCATAATATATTGATTTCTGGTGGTGAGGAT from Athalia rosae chromosome 1, iyAthRosa1.1, whole genome shotgun sequence carries:
- the LOC105685973 gene encoding WD repeat-containing protein 6, yielding MSELLSTDVLAVLNVDDYIFVGIGYTLRTYRKSCATLISKLDVCYPDKIHGIIKGPGNYLVVFGGKNLSIVGVDYYDELVETTLLDVLHQLNDWIIAVGLSGTENDTNRLAILFAHNKLCLYDWTEQQSKEFQCEENCILYGGSVISDKNENCLVLAGTVFQEIVIWAVNNVADKKIVPVLHRLTGHKGVIFSIKFDFATRLICSTSDDRTIRLWSVEFEKSDCKTLQWENAVISLRTTMFGHTARIWRALIWRDFVLSIGEDSLICIWTTKGTLINKIEAHHGAPIWCIDISEDGNTIITGGGDGAVHVWPLRENSSFETKIIPMENVHEVPKHIGILSSSTLVFITQSGKIITHNTELGINVESIDLKLCTSYILMQISPNKKHIALASLNGYLTLYKDENGTGSLHRVLEEKIVDSKILSMHWLSNDSLLLCGIKGLLKLVKIVNGITLIESEHKLPQSRERWTTAAIIHKNLLICGDRAGSIHLYRKTHSEYNAKSVDKNYCINPFQSLLKIHGRLGVHSCTIVGNKLLSTGRDGTLRFFELLEIEGQKTMSELHINKMPMDWVSTISETSNDIYVLGFKEVDFVLYSTAFQRVLLRIPCGGGHRSWDYTLNSTNFQFVYIRDKRIYFSQCQLHSLANPAIQNGFHSKEIYCIRRIPTCTNHNILISGGEDRELRITCLTNSKTHKNSQELNTIARLSGHISSIKALSLISLQDTTAFSENLIFSGGGRAQLKVWRIRIRFDQSTLDESSLSCTELASHMLRGTDQEQRKTLQHVNQQSYYMDPETRYMDISVLRIPANLNTVLLVIGCSDGFLRIFSYNILMRTVVAWAAIPYENRCIIKTHLLIHAENTIALTMTTDGFVNFWSLNDIVDAFTKNLLPEKKISSTISYRPFASLRLHQCGINSYDLKKLTESEFILATGGDDNLICLSVLEIGLENGVLFVREISKWNCSSAHSTQITGLILAERSTLISVGMDQKVLRFNYIFARGKLSLSLKDEVITAVADVQGIISCHTHEICDVLLCIYGKGLELIRRTIEFNTTIN